A portion of the Acidimicrobiia bacterium genome contains these proteins:
- a CDS encoding phosphoserine transaminase: MTSAPPPVINIPTDLLPLDGRFGCGPSKVRPEAVAALAAASTDYLGTSHRQARVQFEVSALRNGIAELFALPDGYEVLLGNGGTTAFWDAATFGLIDHCSQHLCFGEFSSKFADAAAAAPFLGQPSTIVGEPGTHPLPVADASVDAYCLTHNETSTGVAMPLHRPAGAEGLVLVDATSAAGGLRFDPHEVDVYYFAPQKCLASDGGLWLAAVSPAAIERIERIAASDRWVPASLDLGIALDSSRKDQTYNTPALATIFLANQQVDWINQHGGLEWAATRCDASAAAIYDWADASSYATAFVAEPAQRSHVVATIDLDADVVDANMVSKVLRANGVIDTESYRKLGRNQVRVALFPSIDPADVTALTACIDHVVAALA, from the coding sequence GTGACCTCCGCCCCTCCCCCTGTGATCAATATCCCCACCGACCTCCTGCCCCTCGACGGCCGCTTCGGCTGTGGGCCCTCCAAGGTGCGGCCCGAAGCCGTCGCCGCCCTCGCCGCAGCAAGCACGGACTATCTCGGCACGTCGCATCGCCAGGCTCGGGTCCAGTTCGAGGTGAGCGCCCTACGCAACGGGATCGCCGAACTCTTCGCCCTCCCTGACGGCTACGAGGTGCTCCTGGGCAACGGCGGCACGACGGCGTTCTGGGACGCCGCCACCTTCGGTCTCATCGACCACTGCAGCCAGCACCTCTGCTTCGGGGAGTTCTCCTCCAAGTTCGCCGATGCGGCGGCCGCCGCGCCGTTTCTCGGCCAGCCCTCCACCATCGTGGGCGAGCCCGGCACCCATCCACTCCCGGTGGCGGATGCCAGCGTGGACGCCTACTGCCTCACGCACAACGAGACCTCCACCGGGGTAGCCATGCCCCTCCACCGCCCTGCCGGGGCCGAAGGCCTCGTGCTCGTCGATGCCACCTCGGCTGCCGGGGGGCTCCGGTTCGACCCCCACGAGGTCGACGTGTACTACTTCGCTCCCCAGAAATGTTTGGCGTCTGACGGTGGCCTGTGGCTTGCCGCCGTGTCGCCCGCCGCCATCGAACGGATCGAGCGGATCGCCGCCTCGGACCGCTGGGTGCCCGCATCTCTCGATCTGGGGATCGCCCTGGACAGCAGCCGCAAGGACCAGACGTACAACACGCCAGCCCTGGCCACGATCTTCCTGGCCAACCAGCAGGTGGATTGGATCAACCAGCACGGCGGCCTTGAGTGGGCCGCCACCCGTTGCGACGCCTCGGCCGCCGCCATCTACGACTGGGCCGACGCGTCGAGCTACGCCACGGCCTTCGTCGCGGAACCCGCTCAGCGCAGCCACGTAGTGGCCACCATCGACCTCGATGCCGATGTGGTGGACGCCAACATGGTCTCCAAGGTCCTGCGAGCCAACGGCGTGATCGACACGGAGAGTTACCGCAAACTCGGGCGCAACCAGGTGCGGGTGGCTCTGTTCCCCTCGATCGACCCGGCCGACGTGACCGCCCTCACAGCCTGCATCGACCACGTCGTAGCCGCTCTGGCCTAA
- a CDS encoding pyridoxal phosphate-dependent aminotransferase — MGRVHQGASPLATRRVSRRIAAITESATLAVDAKAKALQAAGEPVIGFGAGEPDFPTPPHIVEAAVAACLDPRNHKYSPAGGLAELKEAIAAKTLRDSGLSVAPGQVLVTNGGKHAVYNTFATLLDPGDEVLLPAPFWTTYPEPIALAGGVPVILPTDESTGFRVTLAQLDAAVTPKTKALMFVSPSNPTGAVYPVQEVEAIGRWAVEKGIWVVTDEIYEHLTYGEHRSVSMPAVVPELADRCVVVNGVAKTYAMTGWRVGWMLGPVDVITAATNLQSHQTSNVANVSQRAAIAALRGDLTAVGEMREAFYRRGQTMWRLLSSIEGVTCMEPQGAFYAFPNLSAYLGRSIRGHTAATSAELCEILLAEAKVAVVPGEAFDAPGYARLSFALGDDDLTEGCRRIVDLLAEAT, encoded by the coding sequence ATGGGCAGAGTCCACCAAGGAGCAAGCCCGTTGGCCACCCGCCGAGTATCCCGTCGCATCGCGGCCATTACCGAGTCCGCCACGTTGGCGGTGGATGCCAAGGCGAAGGCGTTGCAGGCCGCTGGCGAACCCGTGATTGGCTTCGGGGCCGGCGAACCAGACTTCCCCACACCGCCCCATATCGTGGAAGCCGCGGTGGCGGCCTGCCTCGACCCGCGGAACCACAAGTACTCGCCCGCTGGCGGTCTGGCGGAGCTCAAGGAGGCCATCGCCGCTAAGACGCTCCGCGACTCGGGCCTGTCGGTCGCTCCTGGTCAGGTGCTGGTGACCAACGGGGGAAAGCACGCTGTCTACAACACCTTTGCCACCCTGCTCGACCCCGGCGACGAGGTGCTGCTCCCCGCCCCATTCTGGACGACCTACCCCGAGCCGATCGCCCTGGCCGGCGGTGTGCCGGTGATTCTGCCCACCGATGAGAGCACCGGGTTTCGTGTCACCCTGGCCCAACTCGACGCGGCCGTGACCCCCAAGACCAAGGCGCTCATGTTCGTGTCGCCCTCCAACCCCACCGGTGCGGTGTACCCGGTACAGGAGGTGGAGGCCATCGGCCGCTGGGCGGTGGAAAAGGGCATCTGGGTGGTCACCGACGAGATCTATGAGCACCTCACCTACGGCGAGCATCGGTCTGTCTCCATGCCTGCGGTGGTGCCCGAACTCGCCGACCGGTGTGTGGTGGTGAACGGCGTGGCTAAGACCTACGCCATGACCGGCTGGCGGGTGGGGTGGATGCTGGGGCCGGTCGATGTGATCACCGCCGCCACGAACCTGCAGTCGCACCAGACCTCCAATGTGGCCAATGTTTCCCAGCGCGCCGCCATCGCCGCACTGCGCGGCGATCTCACCGCCGTAGGGGAGATGCGCGAGGCGTTCTACCGGCGCGGCCAGACCATGTGGAGACTCCTCAGCAGCATCGAGGGGGTGACCTGCATGGAACCGCAGGGCGCCTTCTACGCGTTCCCCAATCTGTCGGCCTATCTGGGCCGCTCGATCCGGGGGCACACCGCGGCCACTAGCGCCGAGTTGTGCGAGATCCTGCTCGCTGAAGCCAAGGTGGCGGTGGTGCCCGGCGAAGCCTTCGATGCCCCTGGGTACGCCCGCCTCAGTTTCGCCCTCGGCGACGACGACCTCACGGAGGGCTGTCGGCGCATCGTCGACCTGCTCGCCGAAGCCACATGA
- a CDS encoding long-chain fatty acid--CoA ligase, translated as MPTSNEVRAQLTGPAGMFEVVTEDVWGRPTQVYANRMPSLRSVLEVGLLRGDEQTFLSYGERTYGFGEFGRATNGVAQALRSRFGLAKGDRVAVLSQNNPEWCLTFWATVSQGAVLVGLNGWWTTDEIEYGLQDSGAKVLVADRKRFERIADSLDLAPHLEHVFLTDCTPADLGRANDPRLHPFSDLTTSPSPDLIEAEIAEDDYAVIFYTSGTTGRPKGAISTHRSMIANLQNTMFNAVANSMSGSASLPDNGGQNVALFTSPLFHVSGCHSTLVVGLLAGLKLVMPEGRFLPETALQLIQDHRVTLWATVPTMVWRVCEHPDRHSYDTSSVRSVVFGGSPSAEELQRMVHETFPSVSSTSNAYGLTETSSVATVISGPDAVAKPASVGPAVPTVSLKITDANGEEVGQGETGEVCINGPILMAGYWNKPEATAEAIDADGWLHTGDVGHLDADGFLFITDRKKDMIIRGGENIYSVEIEQRLVSHPEIADAAIYGVPHPELGEEVKATVQLEAHSRLTVTDIQQWVAGGLAAFKVPAFVDLTFEKLPRNASGKLLKNVLRGEGDVSFAETM; from the coding sequence ATGCCCACTAGTAACGAAGTTCGTGCCCAACTCACCGGCCCGGCCGGAATGTTCGAGGTCGTGACCGAAGATGTGTGGGGTCGCCCCACGCAGGTCTACGCCAATCGCATGCCCTCGCTGCGTTCCGTACTGGAGGTGGGACTGCTGCGGGGCGACGAGCAGACGTTCCTGAGTTACGGCGAACGCACCTACGGGTTCGGTGAGTTCGGCCGGGCCACCAACGGCGTGGCCCAGGCTCTGCGCAGCCGGTTCGGCCTCGCCAAAGGCGACCGCGTGGCGGTCCTTTCCCAAAACAATCCCGAGTGGTGTCTCACCTTCTGGGCCACCGTGTCCCAAGGTGCGGTGCTGGTCGGCCTCAACGGGTGGTGGACCACCGACGAGATCGAATACGGCCTGCAGGACTCGGGCGCCAAGGTGCTCGTCGCCGATCGCAAGCGTTTCGAGCGCATCGCCGATTCCCTGGATCTGGCCCCCCACTTGGAGCACGTATTCCTGACCGACTGCACCCCGGCCGACCTCGGCCGGGCCAATGATCCCCGGCTCCACCCCTTTTCCGACCTCACCACCTCACCCAGCCCCGATCTGATCGAGGCCGAAATTGCCGAAGACGACTACGCAGTGATCTTCTACACCTCCGGCACCACCGGTCGGCCCAAGGGGGCGATCTCCACCCATCGCAGCATGATCGCCAACCTGCAGAACACCATGTTCAACGCGGTGGCCAACTCGATGTCGGGAAGCGCGTCCTTGCCCGATAATGGCGGCCAGAACGTGGCGCTGTTCACGTCCCCGCTATTCCACGTGTCGGGCTGCCACTCCACACTGGTGGTCGGTTTACTGGCCGGATTGAAACTGGTGATGCCCGAGGGTCGTTTCCTGCCTGAGACTGCTCTGCAACTGATCCAAGATCATCGGGTCACCCTCTGGGCCACGGTGCCCACGATGGTGTGGCGGGTGTGTGAGCACCCTGACCGCCACTCGTACGACACCAGTTCGGTGCGCAGTGTGGTCTTTGGCGGATCGCCATCGGCGGAGGAACTGCAGCGGATGGTTCACGAGACCTTCCCCAGCGTGTCGAGCACCTCGAATGCCTATGGCCTCACCGAAACCTCCTCGGTGGCCACCGTGATCTCCGGACCCGATGCCGTCGCCAAGCCCGCCTCGGTGGGCCCGGCGGTCCCCACCGTGTCCCTGAAGATCACCGACGCCAACGGTGAGGAGGTAGGCCAGGGCGAAACCGGCGAGGTCTGCATCAACGGGCCCATTCTCATGGCGGGGTACTGGAACAAGCCCGAGGCCACCGCCGAGGCCATTGATGCCGACGGCTGGCTGCACACGGGCGACGTTGGTCATCTTGATGCCGACGGCTTCCTGTTCATCACCGATCGCAAGAAGGACATGATCATCCGGGGTGGCGAGAACATCTACTCCGTGGAGATCGAACAACGCCTGGTCAGCCACCCCGAGATCGCCGATGCGGCCATCTACGGCGTGCCCCACCCTGAACTCGGTGAGGAAGTCAAAGCCACCGTGCAACTCGAAGCCCATTCCCGCCTCACCGTGACCGACATCCAGCAATGGGTGGCCGGCGGTCTCGCCGCCTTCAAGGTTCCGGCGTTCGTGGATCTCACGTTCGAGAAGTTGCCCCGCAACGCCAGCGGCAAACTTCTAAAAAACGTGCTGCGGGGGGAAGGCGACGTCAGTTTCGCCGAAACGATGTAA
- a CDS encoding S9 family peptidase, which translates to MTAVAPYGSWPTPITSESVVRSARQPAAVARDGDDLWWSESRPEESGRSAVMRRSVDGVVTEVLGPPWNARTAVHEYGGGAWWVANGVLWFADWVTQRLHRLVPGGEPEPLTPAPAVARSLRYADGSLHPDGTRLLCVQEEHHADGREATNTIVCLAAHEPSVPAVMVEGPDFVSDPRWRPDGEAFCWIEWDHPDMPWDATRLMVEANGERTVVAGRDGGESVGQPTWAPDGSLWFFADRTGFWSLYRWTPAGGTEVMVDLGADIGFPQWVFGQSCFAFLDGGRVALRYVEEGCDRLAVWDPEDGTSPPLDVPHTVIDGLHGGGDNLVYLAASPHRELHVARAVIEGSRLVSVEEVVPPRALGLAAQWCATPETISFPTAGGEVAHALFYPPTNPDWVGPAGDKPPLLIMIHGGPTAAARPLLSLGRQYWTSRGFAVADVNYRGSTGYGRAYRKLLHGQWGIADVEDCVAAAEFLVRRGDVDSARLCIRGGSAGGFTTLAALTFHDVFAAGASHYGVADLGALAADTHKFESRYLDSLVGPWPAERATYEARSPIFHIDRIDRPLAVFQGLDDLVVPPNQAEMIVGALRDKGVPVAYVAFAGEQHGFRQAENIRASLDGELSFYAQVFGFSLPPQEGIEPIPVENLHR; encoded by the coding sequence ATGACCGCGGTGGCCCCTTACGGCTCCTGGCCGACCCCGATCACCAGCGAGTCGGTGGTGCGTTCGGCGCGTCAACCCGCGGCGGTGGCACGGGACGGGGATGACCTCTGGTGGTCCGAAAGCCGGCCGGAAGAGTCGGGGCGCAGTGCGGTGATGCGCCGCTCTGTCGATGGAGTGGTGACCGAAGTGCTGGGGCCGCCGTGGAACGCCCGCACCGCCGTGCATGAATACGGTGGGGGAGCGTGGTGGGTGGCCAACGGCGTGCTGTGGTTCGCCGACTGGGTTACCCAGCGCCTCCACCGCCTCGTCCCGGGGGGCGAGCCCGAGCCGCTCACGCCGGCACCGGCGGTGGCCCGCTCGTTGCGCTACGCGGATGGCTCGTTGCATCCCGATGGCACCCGATTGCTGTGCGTGCAGGAGGAGCATCACGCCGACGGCCGGGAGGCCACCAACACCATCGTGTGCCTCGCCGCCCACGAACCGTCGGTCCCCGCGGTGATGGTGGAGGGCCCGGACTTCGTGAGCGACCCGCGGTGGCGACCCGACGGCGAGGCATTCTGCTGGATTGAATGGGATCACCCCGACATGCCCTGGGATGCCACACGGCTGATGGTGGAAGCCAACGGGGAGCGAACCGTGGTGGCCGGGCGCGACGGAGGCGAGTCGGTGGGCCAGCCCACCTGGGCCCCGGATGGTTCGCTGTGGTTCTTCGCCGACCGCACCGGGTTCTGGAGCCTTTACCGGTGGACACCGGCGGGGGGAACCGAGGTGATGGTGGACCTCGGCGCCGACATCGGGTTCCCCCAGTGGGTGTTTGGCCAATCCTGCTTTGCCTTTCTTGATGGCGGTCGAGTGGCCCTTCGCTACGTCGAGGAGGGGTGCGACCGCCTTGCCGTATGGGACCCCGAGGATGGCACCAGCCCACCGCTTGATGTGCCCCACACGGTGATCGACGGATTACACGGTGGCGGCGACAACCTCGTGTACCTGGCGGCGAGCCCCCATCGCGAACTTCACGTGGCGCGAGCGGTGATCGAGGGCAGTCGCCTTGTTTCGGTGGAGGAAGTGGTGCCGCCTCGCGCCCTCGGTCTGGCGGCGCAGTGGTGCGCCACGCCCGAGACGATCTCGTTCCCCACCGCCGGGGGGGAGGTGGCGCACGCGTTGTTCTATCCCCCCACCAATCCTGATTGGGTTGGCCCGGCCGGCGACAAACCGCCGTTGTTGATCATGATCCACGGTGGCCCCACCGCCGCCGCTCGCCCCCTGCTGTCGCTCGGGCGTCAGTACTGGACGAGCCGAGGTTTCGCGGTGGCCGACGTGAACTACCGCGGGTCCACCGGCTACGGCCGGGCTTATCGGAAGTTGTTGCACGGGCAGTGGGGGATCGCCGACGTGGAGGACTGCGTGGCGGCGGCGGAGTTTCTGGTGCGCCGAGGCGATGTGGATTCGGCCCGGCTGTGCATCCGCGGGGGATCAGCGGGGGGCTTCACCACGCTGGCGGCTCTCACCTTCCACGACGTGTTCGCGGCCGGGGCCAGCCACTATGGCGTGGCGGACCTAGGGGCCCTTGCGGCCGACACCCATAAGTTTGAGAGCCGCTATCTCGACAGCCTGGTGGGTCCCTGGCCCGCTGAGCGGGCCACCTACGAGGCCCGCTCGCCCATCTTCCACATCGACCGCATTGATCGCCCCCTGGCGGTGTTCCAGGGCCTCGACGACCTCGTCGTGCCGCCCAATCAGGCTGAGATGATCGTGGGGGCACTGCGGGACAAGGGTGTGCCGGTGGCCTATGTGGCCTTCGCCGGTGAGCAGCATGGCTTCCGCCAGGCGGAGAACATTCGGGCGTCGCTCGATGGCGAATTGAGTTTCTACGCCCAGGTGTTCGGCTTCTCCCTCCCCCCGCAGGAGGGCATCGAACCAATCCCGGTCGAGAACCTCCATCGCTGA
- the leuA gene encoding 2-isopropylmalate synthase: MPFDKYRLFMPLDLPDRTWPDQRITKAPLWCSVDLRDGNQALIDPMDPARKRRMFDTVVQMGFKEIEVGFPSASQPDFDFVRQLIEEDLVPEDVTIQVLTQCRPELIQRTYECIQGANDVIVHFYNSTSILQRRVVFGLDKDGITQIATDAARLCKELEPGLVGSNVRYEYSPESFTGTEVDYAIEICAAVAEVIEPTVERPLILNLPATVEMYTPNIYGDVIEYFHRNMPHRDRICLSLHPHNDRGCGVAAAEFGIMAGADRVEGTLFGNGERTGNVDLVTIAMNLFSQGVDPELDISDIDALRRVAEYCNRLPVHPRHPYVGDLVYTSFSGSHQDAIKKGFDALGYGDYEEWGVPYLPIDPKHVGRTYEAVVRVNSQSGKGGVAYLMKAEHGLDLPRRLQIEFSKTIQTIAEDTGTDIPSAEVWAAFEGTYLDPNAAVQLLSHETTTGEKGSKVTAQMTVDGEHRTMSGSGTGPLAAFVAALQADLGIALDVVDYSEHAVSAGTDAQAAAYVETQASDGEVRWGVGLDESILTASLRAVVSAVNRHRDHERLVERHNA, translated from the coding sequence ATGCCCTTTGACAAATACCGGCTGTTCATGCCTCTGGACCTGCCCGACCGAACGTGGCCGGACCAGCGCATCACGAAGGCGCCCCTGTGGTGCTCAGTGGACCTACGGGACGGCAATCAGGCCCTTATTGATCCCATGGATCCGGCTCGGAAGCGCCGCATGTTCGACACGGTGGTGCAAATGGGCTTCAAGGAGATCGAGGTTGGATTCCCTTCGGCCAGCCAGCCGGACTTCGATTTCGTGCGCCAACTCATCGAGGAGGATCTCGTTCCCGAGGATGTCACGATCCAGGTGCTTACACAGTGTCGCCCTGAACTCATTCAGCGCACCTATGAGTGCATCCAGGGGGCCAATGATGTGATCGTGCATTTCTATAACTCCACCTCGATACTGCAACGTCGGGTGGTGTTCGGCTTGGACAAGGACGGCATTACCCAGATCGCCACCGATGCGGCCCGGCTGTGCAAGGAACTCGAACCGGGTTTGGTGGGAAGCAATGTGCGTTACGAGTACAGCCCCGAGAGTTTCACGGGTACCGAGGTGGACTACGCCATTGAAATCTGCGCGGCGGTGGCGGAGGTAATCGAACCCACTGTCGAGCGTCCCCTTATCCTGAATCTGCCCGCCACGGTGGAGATGTACACCCCGAACATTTACGGCGACGTCATCGAGTACTTCCATCGCAACATGCCCCACCGTGACCGCATTTGCCTGTCGCTTCACCCGCACAATGATCGCGGCTGTGGGGTGGCCGCAGCCGAGTTTGGGATCATGGCGGGGGCTGATCGGGTGGAAGGAACGCTGTTCGGAAACGGTGAGCGCACCGGCAACGTGGATCTCGTGACGATCGCCATGAACTTGTTTTCCCAGGGGGTGGATCCCGAACTCGACATCTCCGATATCGACGCGCTGCGGCGGGTGGCGGAATATTGCAACCGGTTGCCGGTGCACCCGCGTCATCCCTATGTCGGCGATCTCGTCTACACCTCGTTTTCGGGGAGCCATCAAGACGCCATCAAGAAAGGCTTCGATGCCCTGGGCTACGGCGATTACGAGGAGTGGGGGGTGCCGTACCTGCCCATCGATCCGAAACACGTGGGACGCACCTACGAGGCGGTGGTGCGGGTGAACAGCCAGAGTGGCAAGGGCGGGGTGGCCTATTTGATGAAGGCCGAGCACGGCCTGGATCTGCCGCGACGCCTGCAGATCGAGTTCTCCAAGACGATCCAGACGATTGCGGAGGACACCGGCACCGACATTCCCTCGGCCGAGGTGTGGGCGGCCTTCGAGGGCACCTACCTCGACCCCAACGCGGCGGTACAACTCCTGTCGCACGAAACCACCACAGGGGAAAAGGGCTCGAAGGTCACCGCGCAAATGACGGTGGACGGCGAACACCGCACCATGAGTGGTTCGGGCACGGGACCGCTGGCAGCCTTCGTGGCCGCCCTTCAGGCCGATCTGGGCATCGCGTTGGACGTAGTGGATTACAGCGAACACGCCGTGAGCGCAGGGACCGATGCGCAGGCCGCCGCCTACGTGGAGACCCAGGCCAGCGATGGCGAGGTGCGCTGGGGGGTGGGCCTTGACGAGAGCATTCTCACGGCCTCTCTTCGGGCGGTGGTGAGCGCCGTCAATCGCCACCGCGACCATGAGCGACTGGTGGAACGTCACAACGCGTAA
- the ilvN gene encoding acetolactate synthase small subunit, which yields MPHHILSVLVENKAGVLARVSGLFARRGFNIVSLAVAPTEDEDLSRITIAVDVASAPLDQITEQLFKLISVVSITELDPRHAVERELLLVTMEAPPDVRRQILTLVDEFAGRVLDEGQDRLTLSVEGHPDVLDDCAERLRPFDIVELRRTGRVALPKLDNAIDHRLHQV from the coding sequence ATCCCGCACCACATTCTCTCTGTGTTGGTGGAGAACAAGGCCGGTGTATTGGCGCGGGTTTCGGGGTTGTTCGCTCGCCGCGGCTTCAACATCGTCAGCCTGGCGGTGGCGCCGACCGAGGACGAAGATTTGAGTCGCATCACGATTGCGGTAGACGTGGCCTCGGCCCCTCTGGATCAGATAACGGAGCAACTGTTCAAGCTCATCAGCGTGGTGAGCATCACCGAACTTGACCCCCGTCATGCCGTGGAGCGCGAGTTGCTCCTTGTGACCATGGAGGCACCACCGGATGTCCGCCGCCAGATTCTGACCCTGGTCGACGAATTCGCGGGCCGGGTCCTCGATGAAGGCCAAGACCGGCTCACCCTTTCGGTGGAGGGTCACCCCGATGTGCTCGACGACTGTGCCGAACGGTTGCGGCCCTTCGACATCGTTGAGCTGCGCCGGACCGGCCGGGTGGCGCTTCCGAAACTCGACAACGCGATCGACCATCGGCTGCATCAGGTCTGA
- the ilvC gene encoding ketol-acid reductoisomerase, giving the protein MANVYYDKDADLSLIAARKVAVIGYGSQGHAHALNLKESGVDVRVGLRPESASVAKATAAGLRVSSVAEATAEADLIMLLGPDTEHKAIFNEHIAPNLSAGDALFVGHGFSVRFEQVVPPADVDVALVAPKGPGHLVRRTYTEGGGVPCLIAVSQDPSGHARDLALSYAAAIGGARAGVLETTFEEETETDLFGEQVVLCGGLTALVQAGFETLVEAGYQPESAYFECLHELKLIVDLMYEQGIAGMRYSISDTAEYGDLTRGPRIINAAVKAEMRKVLDEIQDGRFAAEWVAEAESGRANYTALKAKGAEHQIEQVGEQLRGMMPWISAGKQRVQDISGG; this is encoded by the coding sequence ATGGCCAACGTGTATTACGACAAAGATGCCGATCTCTCCCTTATCGCGGCACGCAAGGTCGCCGTGATCGGCTACGGCTCCCAGGGCCATGCGCACGCCCTCAACCTCAAGGAGTCGGGCGTGGACGTGCGCGTCGGTCTCCGACCGGAATCGGCTTCGGTGGCCAAGGCCACCGCCGCGGGTCTGCGGGTGAGCTCGGTGGCGGAAGCCACCGCCGAAGCCGATCTGATCATGCTTCTCGGCCCTGATACCGAGCACAAGGCGATCTTCAACGAACACATCGCCCCCAACCTTTCCGCCGGCGATGCGCTGTTTGTAGGCCACGGTTTCTCCGTGCGCTTCGAGCAGGTGGTCCCGCCGGCCGATGTGGATGTGGCCCTAGTAGCCCCCAAGGGTCCCGGGCACCTTGTGCGCCGCACCTACACCGAAGGCGGCGGGGTGCCGTGTCTGATCGCCGTATCGCAGGACCCTTCCGGCCACGCCCGTGACCTGGCCCTGTCGTACGCGGCGGCTATCGGTGGGGCCCGGGCGGGCGTGTTGGAAACCACCTTCGAGGAAGAGACCGAGACGGATCTCTTCGGCGAGCAGGTTGTGCTCTGCGGTGGCCTCACGGCCCTGGTGCAGGCGGGCTTCGAAACGCTGGTCGAGGCGGGCTACCAGCCGGAGTCGGCCTACTTCGAATGTCTGCATGAGCTGAAGCTCATCGTGGATCTGATGTACGAGCAGGGCATCGCCGGGATGCGGTATTCCATCTCCGACACCGCCGAGTACGGCGACCTCACCCGCGGCCCCCGCATCATCAACGCGGCGGTGAAGGCCGAGATGCGCAAGGTCCTTGATGAGATCCAGGACGGCCGCTTTGCCGCCGAGTGGGTGGCTGAGGCTGAATCGGGTCGAGCGAACTACACGGCGCTCAAGGCGAAGGGAGCCGAGCACCAGATCGAGCAGGTGGGTGAACAACTTCGCGGCATGATGCCCTGGATCTCTGCGGGCAAGCAGCGAGTCCAGGACATCAGCGGCGGCTGA
- a CDS encoding phosphoglycerate dehydrogenase: MARILVTEKIADGGLDRLRSAGHEVDLQLGLTPEDLLAAVVGAQALIIRSSTTVTAEVIAAGQDLVVVGRAGIGLDNVDTDAATAQGVMVVNAPQSNILTTAEHTMAMLLAQARNIPQAHAALVAGRWERSQWEGIELADKTLGIVGLGRIGKLVAQRALAFGMRVVAHDPFVAAERARQINVELLSLDDLVAQSDFLTLHVVKTPETLGMISEELLAKAKPNLRVINVSRGGVIDEAALAEAIREGRIGGAAIDVFATEPTTSSPLFGLPQVVVTPHLGASTAEAQDKAGDTIAEQVALALAGEFVPFAVNVSAAEASTVVRPYLPLAEQLGRLFAGLSASVTDLLEIGYEGHLAESDTRILTLSVLKGVFSKVSAEPVSYVNAPRLAEERGVEVRESSSTTTHDYVNLITIRGGDHAIGGTLVGLSAQPRIVMLDDYSIDLPPADHMVVVRNNDVPGMISAVTGVVGEAAINIDDMHLGRSREGLASLMVLATSELVPAAVQAAIRAVPGVVSVAAL; the protein is encoded by the coding sequence ATGGCCAGGATCCTCGTGACCGAAAAGATCGCCGATGGTGGGCTCGATCGATTGCGGTCGGCGGGCCATGAGGTGGATCTCCAACTCGGCCTCACCCCCGAGGACCTGCTGGCGGCCGTGGTGGGAGCGCAGGCGCTCATCATCCGTTCCTCCACCACGGTGACCGCCGAGGTGATCGCGGCGGGCCAGGATCTCGTGGTGGTGGGCCGGGCCGGCATCGGCCTCGACAACGTAGACACCGACGCCGCCACCGCCCAGGGCGTGATGGTGGTCAATGCCCCCCAATCGAACATTCTCACTACCGCCGAACACACGATGGCGATGCTGCTGGCTCAGGCCCGCAACATTCCCCAGGCCCATGCGGCGCTCGTGGCCGGGCGCTGGGAGCGCTCGCAATGGGAGGGCATCGAACTGGCCGACAAGACCCTCGGGATCGTGGGGTTGGGTCGTATCGGGAAACTGGTAGCCCAGCGAGCGTTGGCGTTTGGAATGCGGGTGGTGGCGCACGATCCGTTCGTGGCCGCCGAGCGGGCCCGTCAGATCAACGTGGAACTACTGAGCCTCGACGATTTGGTGGCCCAATCCGATTTCCTCACCCTTCACGTGGTCAAGACGCCCGAAACGCTGGGGATGATCAGTGAAGAGTTATTGGCCAAGGCCAAGCCGAACCTGCGGGTGATCAATGTTTCCCGCGGTGGAGTGATCGACGAAGCCGCCCTCGCTGAAGCCATCCGGGAGGGCCGGATCGGTGGAGCAGCCATCGACGTGTTCGCCACCGAGCCCACCACGTCTTCGCCGCTGTTCGGGTTGCCCCAGGTGGTGGTTACCCCGCACCTCGGGGCGAGTACCGCGGAGGCGCAGGATAAGGCGGGCGACACCATCGCGGAGCAGGTGGCCCTGGCGCTCGCCGGTGAGTTCGTGCCGTTTGCGGTGAACGTGAGCGCGGCGGAGGCATCCACTGTGGTGCGTCCCTACCTGCCTCTGGCCGAGCAACTGGGCCGACTTTTCGCCGGTCTGTCGGCCAGCGTCACCGACCTTTTGGAAATCGGCTACGAGGGCCACCTCGCCGAGTCCGACACTCGCATCCTCACTCTGTCAGTACTCAAGGGGGTGTTCAGCAAAGTGAGCGCCGAGCCGGTGAGTTATGTGAACGCGCCGCGGCTGGCAGAGGAGCGCGGGGTGGAAGTGCGGGAGTCCTCCTCTACCACCACGCACGACTACGTCAACTTGATCACCATTCGCGGGGGAGACCATGCCATCGGCGGCACCCTGGTGGGCCTCAGCGCCCAGCCGCGCATCGTCATGCTGGACGACTATTCGATCGATCTCCCCCCGGCCGATCACATGGTGGTGGTGCGCAACAACGATGTGCCCGGGATGATCTCGGCGGTTACTGGTGTGGTGGGTGAAGCCGCCATCAACATCGACGACATGCACCTGGGACGCTCCCGGGAAGGACTGGCATCGTTGATGGTGCTCGCCACCAGTGAGTTGGTACCCGCCGCCGTGCAGGCCGCGATCCGGGCGGTACCGGGCGTGGTATCGGTAGCGGCGTTGTAG